The following proteins are co-located in the Ostrinia nubilalis chromosome 22, ilOstNubi1.1, whole genome shotgun sequence genome:
- the LOC135082937 gene encoding reticulon-4-interacting protein 1, mitochondrial-like, with protein MDELKHRAGEKLEALHIAAKTAADGGKSRINDVVSTTSETIRKLREAFQELWQNELFMESRLRVAAWTRDAVQRIREGTPPLSPVLLYEELVALFKDRVWRRSVLIFACGAAIGGGAGLCVGLRAASRAPAGPHARALHSHADQSVILVEDAIAPGAGSGEVLIRVQAFSVCPVDRGVLRGRGSALRSLIARTQLTVGRGFTGVVLDVGPGVGDLEMGDEVWGCVSEWAGGAASELLTVRSTRVSKRPRSVSADGAATLPWAGSQALAALEALQLTPDTAKGKRVAICGAASGEGCVLIQLLSAWGAHLTVLAPRHTALTLQDLGAQDFVDMDEHGSCWQALEHVAARAGPWHAALACPGALAAAAYPSNVAALLKATAPRNAIVDLRPRPLISDRLPGPLSLLFAASFYSLRVVRWICGKGTHTDWLESPHRLTGGLEELAQLVDAGTLAPVLDKVYIPQDFENALAHACSEDAIGTTVIRFP; from the exons ATAGCAGCAAAAACAGCAGCAGATGGAGGAAAGTCTCGAATCAATGATGTCGTCTCGACTACCAGTGAGACTATCAGGAAG CTCCGGGAAGCGTTCCAAGAGCTTTGGCAGAACGAACTCTTCATGGAGTCCCGGCTGCGAGTGGCGGCCTGGACCCGGGACGCGGTGCAGAGGATACGGGAGGGCACGCCGCCGCTCTCGCCCGTGCTTCTGTATGAGGAGCTGGTCGCACTGTTCAAGGATAGAG TGTGGCGTCGCAGCGTCCTGATATTCGCCTGCGGCGCAGCCATAGGCGGCGGGGCAGGACTATGCGTAGGGCTGAGGGCAGCGAGTCGAGCGCCGGCCGGGCCGCACGCTCGAGCGTTACACTCGCATGCAGACCAGTCTGTTATATTGGTGGAGGATGCTATTGCGCCAG GTGCCGGCTCAGGCGAAGTCCTAATCCGCGTGCAAGCATTCAGCGTGTGCCCGGTGGACAGAGGAGTTTTACGCGGGAGAGGATCAGCGCTGCGCTCACTAATTGCCAGAACACAGCTCACAGTCGGCCGGGGTTTCACAG GCGTGGTGCTAGACGTGGGCCCAGGCGTGGGCGACCTGGAGATGGGCGACGAAGTGTGGGGCTGCGTCAGCGAGTGGGCCGGCGGCGCCGCCAGCGAGTTGCTGACCGTACGCAG CACTCGCGTATCCAAACGGCCGCGCAGCGTGTCTGCCGACGGCGCGGCCACGCTGCCTTGGGCGGGCTCGCAAGCGCTGGCAGCGTTGGAAGCGCTGCAACTCACGCCTGACACCGCTAAGGGCAAGCG CGTGGCGATATGTGGCGCGGCGAGCGGCGAGGGTTGCGTGCTGATCCAATTACTCAGTGCTTGGGGAGCGCATCTCACTGTGTTAGCACCCAGACACACTGCCTTGACGCTACAGGATTTAG GTGCGCAAGACTTCGTAGACATGGACGAGCACGGTTCGTGCTGGCAGGCGTTAGAGCACGTCGCTGCACGCGCGGGTCCCTGGCACGCGGCGCTGGCGTGCCCGGGCGCGTTAGCCGCCGCCGCTTACCCAAGCAACGTCGCTGCTTTACTCAA AGCGACGGCACCCCGTAACGCGATAGTAGACCTCCGGCCGCGGCCTCTGATCTCGGACCGGCTGCCCGGGCCATTGTCGCTGCTGTTTGCTGCCTCTTTCTACTCGCTTAGAGTTGTCAGG TGGATATGCGGTAAAGGCACGCACACGGACTGGCTGGAGTCCCCGCACCGGCTCACTGGCGGGCTAGAAGAGTTGGCGCAACTAGTCGACGCGGGCACTCTCGCGCCCGTATTGGACAAG GTGTACATCCCGCAAGACTTCGAGAATGCGCTGGCCCATGCATGCAGTGAAGACGCCATCGGAACCACCGTCATACGCTTCCCGTAA